A genomic window from Emys orbicularis isolate rEmyOrb1 chromosome 24, rEmyOrb1.hap1, whole genome shotgun sequence includes:
- the CBARP gene encoding voltage-dependent calcium channel beta subunit-associated regulatory protein produces MSNDLTAWDNTTESTTTVPGEVNTQDGYVLLLVLLSIFIGGTLVLLSGILIICRRCCQTDRRHSRASDDPEKTNTTYLDDSQPPQEITIKVDDPDCLSASSYRDVETERFLSSSSSTGRRVSFNEAALFEQSKKTQEKGRRYTLTEGDFHHLKNARLTHLHVPPPALRIVTIHECESSENSLAMSPRLPPPKPGLAIFQPPGGTLPQTVLTAHAMCPSSALPGDTYNSTVDTSFAEASPSISSSSGESPSFEGAARSAKGTGAGGVGPGEPPPPPAQGTVLQFFTRLRRHASLEGASPYFKIKKWKIESNQRASSLDTRGSPKRRQFQRQRAASESMEQEDRDTHQTGIIQYIARTDDIAFRPMAGPFLPSPSSPPPSLGRLEPAEAGRGSVPEAPSTEQQTIYHDIWSLRASLELYASSEQSNDRDSVRSDGGDSVCSAGGGIPGFPSSLEEAEGLDERLWARPRQESAEAEPGTRKLLQMDSGYASIEAPSRAGEDGRPKDQTASEKRICFTSAGRKGTIFESFEGHEPEEEEEEEGAVGGPLPHSPLAWSPYGQMFPARDALPRRDYSIDEKTDALFNAFVRHDPQFDDSPLRAKHRSRTHLRKQWQRSKQYSDPGVRYPPALERHRTPLRRGDSLNYPPDSRYHGTLPRIVSAEEAGAAGDGSAVADADAKIQVIEEEPSELAGDPKLASDPYDEDCPGNGQGPGCGPQPLGAELMDKIMGGLEDRLYGHLRKSRESPECLVAVASPDHSPV; encoded by the exons ATGAGCAATGACTTGACTGCCTGGGACAACACGACCGAGAGCACAACG ACAGTGCCCGGCGAGGTGAACACGCAAGATGGGTATGTGCTGCTCCTCGTGCTGCTCTCCATCTTCATTGGAGGGACCCTGGTCCTGCTGTCCGGGATCCTGATTATCTGCCGCCGGTGCTGCCAGACGGACCGCAGGCACTCCAG AGCCAGTGATGACCCTGAGAAAACCAATACCACGTACCTGGATGACTCTCAGCCTCCGCAAG AGATCACCATCAAAGTGGATGATCCAGACTGCCTGTCGGCCTCCAGCTACCGGGATGTGGAGACAGAGCGTTTCCTCTCGTCCAGCTCCTCCACCGGGCGCCGCGTCTCCTTCAACGAGGCCGCGCTCTTCGAGCAGAGCAAGAAGACCCAAGAGAAGGGGAGGAG GTACACGCTGACCGAGGGGGATTTCCACCATCTCAAGAACGCCCGGCTGACCCACCTCCACGTCCCGCCGCCCGCCCTCAGAATCGTCACCATCCACGAGTGTGAGTCGAGCGAGAACAGCCTCGCCATGTCGCCCCGCCTGCCCCCGCCCAAGCCCGGCCTCGCCATCTTCCAg CCCCCAGGGGGCACCCTGCCCCAGACAGTCCTGACCGCCCACGCCATGTGCCCCAGTTCCGCCCTGCCTGGCGACACCTACAACTCCACCGTGGACACCAGCTTCGCCGAAGCCAGCccatccatctcctcctcctctggggaGAGCCCTTCG TTTGAAGGGGCCGCCAGGAGTGCGAAAGGCACCGGAGCGGGCGGCGTCGGACCCGGGGAGCCCCcaccaccccctgcccagggcaccgTGCTGCAGTTCTTCACCCGCCTGCGGCGTCACGCCAGCCTCGAGGGCGCCAGCCCCTACTTCAAGatcaagaagtggaagattgagAGCAACCAGCGGGCATCCAGCCTGGACACCAGAG GCTCACCCAAGCGGCGTCAGTTCCAGAGGCAGCGGGCGGCGAGCGAGAGCATGGAGCAGGAGGACAGAGACACCCATCAGACGGGCATCATCCAGTACATTGCCCGGACAGATGACATAGCCTTCCGCCCCATGGCTGGGCCCTTCCTGccatccccctccagccccccaccctctctcGGCAG GTTAGAGCCAGCAGAGGCGGGCAGGGGCAGCGTCCCCGAGGCGCCCAGCACGGAGCAGCAGACTATCTACCACGACATCTGGAGCTTGCGGGCCTCCCTGGAGCTGTATGCCTCGTCCGAGCAGAGCAACGACCGGGACTCCGTGCGCAGCGATGGGGGCGACAGCGTCTGCTCGGCCGGGGGCGGCATCCCCGGCTTCCCCTCTTCCCTGGAGGAAGCCGAGGGCCTGGACGAGCGGCTGTGGGCCCGGCCCAGGCAGGAGAGCGCGGAAGCAGAGCCGGGCACACGCAAGCTGCTGCAGATGGACAGCGGCTATGCCTCCATCGAGGCGCCGAGCCGGGCGGGTGAGGACGGGCGCCCCAAGGACCAGACGGCCTCAGAGAAGCGCATCTGCTTCACCAGTGCTGGGCGCAAGGGCACCATCTTCGAGAGCTTCGAGGGGCACGAGcccgaggaagaggaggaggaagagggggcggtgggggggccgctgccccacagccccctggccTGGTCCCCCTATGGGCAGATGTTCCCAGCCCGGGACGCGCTGCCCCGGCGGGACTACAGCATCGACGAGAAGACGGATGCCCTCTTCAACGCCTTCGTCCGTCACGACCCGCAGTTTGACGACTCGCCCCTGCGCGCCAAGCACCGCTCCCGCACTCACCTGCGCAAGCAGTGGCAGCGCTCCAAGCAGTACAGCGACCCCGGCGTGCGCTACCCACCCGCCCTGGAGCGCCACCGGACCCCGCTGCGCCGGGGAGACAGCCTCAACTACCCACCAGACAGCCGCTACCACGGCACCCTGCCCCGCATTGTCAGCGCAGAGGAGGCGGGCGCGGCCGGGGACGGCTCTGCCGTGGCTGACGCCGACGCCAAGATCCAGGTGATAGAGGAGGAACCGTCCGAACTGGCTGGGGACCCCAAGCTGGCTTCCGATCCCTACGACGAAGACTGCCCTGGCAATGGCCAGGGCCCGGGCTGCGGCCCCCAGCCCCTAGGGGCTGAGCTGATGGACAAGATCATGGGGGGCCTCGAGGACAGGCTGTACGGGCACTTGAGAAAATCGAGAGAGAGTCCGGAGTGTCTGGTGGCCGTGGCCTCTCCCGACCACAGCCCCGTCTAG